Within the Coturnix japonica isolate 7356 linkage group LGE22C19W28_E50C23, Coturnix japonica 2.1, whole genome shotgun sequence genome, the region TCACTAGTGGGACTttgggggaggatggggagtTTTTGGAGAGGAGGTGAGAACAGACAGAAGGGCTGAACTCATTAAATGTAGGCAGTgcaggcaaacaaacaacagagatGCTTTGAGGAACAGTCTGACTATTCCTCTGCCCACCCCTGTTGTTACACAGGTGAGATTCCTagaacagcagaacaaagtCCTGGAGACCAAATGGAAGCTCCTGCAGGAGCAAAGCCCCACCACGAGCACCAGGAGCCTGGACCCATATTTCGAAGCCTACATCAATGGGCTGAGGAAGCAGCTGGACGGCCTCTCCAGCGAGAAGATCCAGCTGGAGTCGGAGCTGAAGAGCTTCCAGGACATGGTGGAGGACTTCAAGACCAAGTGCGTGGCTTGtggtgctggcacagggcttggcagtgctgggcagctctAGGGATGTCCCCAAATCTGGGATCAAATGGATTCATTCTGGCTTCACTCCTAACAATGTCTGAGCTTCAGCTGATTTCACCAGCTGTTTGGagaccatttttttctttgccacttctattttgctttaaattccTTCAGGTAGCAAATGGTGTTAAAGAATAGGAGTAAAGACTTTGAAAAGTCAGAAAAGGGTGATGGGAATTGGCAGTGTTTCACTTGTTGCAGCCATCAGTGCTATGAGGAagctctgagctctgacagCAGGTGATGGTTTCTCGAGGTGTGCCCCAGCACTCATTGTTATGTGAACTGCGGTTGTCACCAGTGCAGGATCTTCTGCTGTTTGCCTTTCCCCACTCGAGAATCCGTGCCATTATGATTTAATGGAGCAATTAAGAGCAGTTGCTAAATCCCACTATAATTTCCTCACGGGTTTCCTCATGGATTCCTTACAATAATTTCCTTCATAGTTTGAAGCTTACTTAGATGGTTCTTTGGAACGCTGATGGGAGGGGGATTAATTATTATCCTGGTGTGATGAGGTTCATTTGCTCCACCAGAAGAGCAAAGATGGAGAAATGCCTCAGCTGATAAGCTGCAGATAACCCAGATTTGGGAACAACCTGATCCCTCGCCTTGCTCAATTTTTGCTGAGGCCGCAGGATGAGAAGTGATGAGGTTCTGGAGGTGACCTCCATTGCTCCGTGTGGActtcattgcagggggttggatgggatgaGCATTAAGAAAACCAAACTCCAGCAGTTCCATGTTTGTAAGGTCCTGTGCCATGGCCATGATGGCCAACAGGTCTCCTTATGGAGGCAGCAGGATAGGGAGGTTTGTGATGGGTTGTTCCAGGATGGAGCCCCACTTTTGCTTGGCCACATTCTGCTCACAGCACCTCTGTTTTTGCTGCACCCATTGCTCCGAGgccagcagccaccagcagtgGAGCAGGAGCCAAAATAAACAGAGATTGAATCTCCCTCGTTATCCCCAACAGGTATGAAGAGGAAATCAACAAAAGGACGGCTGCGGAGAATGACTTTGTGCTCCTAAAGAAGGTaaagctctgggcagcccaatGTGTGTGAGGAGGACCGAGCACTCACAGGCACAAATTAAAGCCTGCTTTAATTAAGCTTGTTCCTTGTTAGAATAAGGAGAGCTGAAGGCAGGAGAACCTCCCATGTCAGGGGGGTGTTTGATGGGAgttgctgctcctcctccctggAGCAAAACGGACACCTTTAAGTGTGTTTTCTAAGCACattgtcatttttaattactttataCAAACTTCTGCCTGGTTCTCAGCAGAGCTTTGCATTGGTGGGGCTCAGATTTAACCCAGGGtacccagagctgtgtgctgcgGGAATagagcagcacaacacagaTTTATGGGGTTCGACTGTGTGCATCAGGGGAAGGCTTTCAGGCCTCATTTCTGCTGTAGGATGTGGATGGTGTCTACATGAACAAAGTGGAGCTTCAGGCCAAGTTGGACTCTCTGGCGGATGAGTTGAACTTCCTGAGGAACCTCTATGAAGCGGTGAGTGTGCAGCAGAATGGGATGGATGATGGGGAAGGTGTCCTAGGAGGGCTCAATGCTGGTGTAAATTACAGGAGCTGGCCCAGATGCAGAAGACTGTTTCTGACACCTCTGTGGTGCTTTCCATGGACAACAATCGCTGCCTGGACCTGGACAGCATCATTGCTGAGGTGAAGGCACAGTATGAGGAGATCGCCAACCGCAGCAGGATGGAGGCTGAGACCTGGTACCAGAGCAAGGTGAGGGCTGTCTGCATGATGATGGTGGAGCTGAGGGGTCTGTATGCTCCCCTTCCTGGTGTGGGGAGatccagggagacctcataTGAACTCATCTGTTCCCTGCCCATCAGTACGAGGAGCTGCAGGCCACTGCAGGAAAACATGGAGACAGTCTGAGGGACACCAAGATTGAGATCTCCGAGCTCAACCGCGTGATCCAGAGGCTGCGGGCTGAGATTGAGAATGTGAAGAAGCAGGTAGGGGTGTTATGTTATGGGGAACGGGTGTGAGATCCTTGTATATCCCCTTGGAGCTGTTTGGGAACAGCTGAGCCAGGTGATGAGAGCACAGAGTGCTACGGTGCTCTCTGCTGAACACACTGCATCCCTGTCCTTGTCCTGCAGTGTGAGACCATACAGAGCTCCATCGCGGATGCTGAGCAGCGTGGTGAGCTGGCCCTGAAGGATGCCAGGGACAAGTTGACAGAGCTGGAGACAGCCCTGAAGAAAGCCAAGGCAGACCTGGCCCAGCAGCTGCGTGAGTACCAGGAGCTGATGAACGTCAAGCTGGCCCTGGACATTGAGATTGCGACCTacaggaagctgctggaggGCGAGGAGTGCAGGTGGGTGAGGatatatggatatggatatggatatggatatggatatggatatggatatggatatggatatggatatggatatggatatggatatggatgtATCACCTCCATgggaaggatgcagagcagtgcatCTTCTGTTAAGATACCAATAGCACTGCCCTCCACCATGGTCCTATGGAGCTTGATGGACCCAAGCAGGTGGTGCAGTGCTGATGCTCCATCTCTTTTCCTTGCAGGATGTCTGGGGAATGCCAGAGCAACGTGAGCATCTGTAAGTACCAGCCAGCCCCTGATCCCTGTGCTCCCTGGCTCAGCCGGTGGTAACTCACACCTTCCCTTGTCCCTTACAGCTGTGGTGGGCGGCAGCAGCTCCATAGGAGGTGGATATGGCGGTGGTCTCTGCCTTGGAGGAGGATTCGGCTCTGGGAGGGGCAGCTGCAGCACGGGAGGTGCCGGCTTCTGCTACAGCCTGGGAGGGGGAGGATTCGGCTCCGGTGCGGGCAGCTCCGTCGTGGTGGGTTCCGGCGGCATTCTGAAGAACAGCTCGGTGTCCGCCCGGCGTC harbors:
- the LOC107325815 gene encoding keratin, type II cytoskeletal 4-like, with the protein product MSRQSSALKKGFSSSSACLGGKNKVTFSTVARGCRGPAGNAGGFSSRSLYSLGGCKSTALGGFGAGGVCRGFGAGGPGFGYGVGNGIGFGSGAGCGFGGGFGGFGGGFDGGVGGFNQCPPGGIREVTINQSLLTPLHLEIDPEIQKVRTQEREELKTLNNKFASFIDKVRFLEQQNKVLETKWKLLQEQSPTTSTRSLDPYFEAYINGLRKQLDGLSSEKIQLESELKSFQDMVEDFKTKYEEEINKRTAAENDFVLLKKDVDGVYMNKVELQAKLDSLADELNFLRNLYEAELAQMQKTVSDTSVVLSMDNNRCLDLDSIIAEVKAQYEEIANRSRMEAETWYQSKYEELQATAGKHGDSLRDTKIEISELNRVIQRLRAEIENVKKQCETIQSSIADAEQRGELALKDARDKLTELETALKKAKADLAQQLREYQELMNVKLALDIEIATYRKLLEGEECRMSGECQSNVSISVVGGSSSIGGGYGGGLCLGGGFGSGRGSCSTGGAGFCYSLGGGGFGSGAGSSVVVGSGGILKNSSVSARRP